One Aphidius gifuensis isolate YNYX2018 linkage group LG5, ASM1490517v1, whole genome shotgun sequence genomic region harbors:
- the LOC122856428 gene encoding uncharacterized protein LOC122856428, translating to MKKIKIIQENLTTSDVDELQVTLENVTARYSLFGDIQDQLEELDEEKEAPEREPIEKNYSTVVAQTRKIIRKLQGNMNNTSDTNSESGSYRANNNFYPTNIPIPSIQIPKFDGTPEKWAAFFSVFKNTIDVNQSLPKALKLYHLTSVLTDKAWSLIGHLEINDANYDHALSILVDKYEHTRRLARRHWSKLKDYPHLKKDTPAAIGLHVVLRFFESNKKAIEQRFLRCF from the exons atgaaaaagataaagattATACAAGAAAATTTAACTACAAGTGATGTAGATGAACTACAAGTAACACTTGAAAACGTCACAGCACGCTATAGTTTATTTGGAGATATACAAGATCAACTAGAAGAACTTGATGAAGAGAAAGAAGCCCCCGAAAGGGAGCCAATcgagaaaaattattctactGTTGTTGCTCAAACACGGAAAATAATCCGCAAACTTCAAGGCAATATGAATAATACAAGTGATACAAATAGTGAAAGTGGTAGTTATcgtgcaaataataatttttatccgACAAATATACCAATACCGTCAATACAAATACCAAAATTTGATGGTACACCAGAGAAATGGGCAGCATTTTttagtgtttttaaaaatacaattgatgtCAATCAATCTCTGCCAAAGGCACTCAAACTTTATCATTTAACAAGTGTCCTTACTGACAAGGCTTGGTCACTTATTGGTCATCTAGAAATAAATGATGCCAATTATGACCATGCATTATCTATTTTAGTAGATAAATACGAGCATACTCGTCGATTGGCTCGCCGACATTGGtcaaaattaaaagattatcCTCATCTTAAAAAGGATACTCCAGCAGCAATCG gatTACATGTTGTATTGCGTTTCTt